A portion of the Glycine max cultivar Williams 82 chromosome 10, Glycine_max_v4.0, whole genome shotgun sequence genome contains these proteins:
- the LOC100808397 gene encoding uncharacterized protein, with the protein MVVVTLERTYQVPFPKWYNPDITCAYHGGTPRHWIEQCLAFKTKVQSLIKAGWLTFQEDGPNVKTNPLANHGGPAVNVVEECGSRQPKHLGDVITLRRFIFEDLQEAGVVPPSGNKEDPCLMHPGLPHDMETCMTLEELLQRMIDLGQLEVNSWSENEQHVCMQSADMETPKKSKPLVIYFTRVSAPQRHQDTPTTSSRGPASFPYKSSKAVPWKYAPLNLCEKKEDTANINSLLTKVTNITELSGVTRSSRILATPDLPAQPVNAKGKAKENEGPASNATPAPKEDVPTGRFAEKKVESSRKEVSVKGASEFLRIIQQSKYKIIEQLNKSPARVSLLELLISSEPHQALLIKVLNEAHVAQDMSVEGFEGIVNNITANNYLTFTEEEIPAEGRGHNRTLHISVKCMDHVMAKVLIDNGSSLNMMPKSTLEKLPFNASHLRPSTMIVQAFNGSRREVRGEIDLSIQVGPHTCKVTFQVININPAYSCLLGRPWIHSLGVIPLTLHQKLKFMVEGLLVIVSGEEDLLISFLSSMPYVEATEEALEMAFQSFEIVSNTSVESLPMCPRMSSAAVMVAHVMLGHGQHKEERLGKEKPGHWLTAKGTCEGAPPCLLNESFVSVGLRCEEEVAMVHDESPQRCPDLVQPCPPGLQLGNWQVMERPEVSSASIIYDDEFYEGTDTKDSAVDFG; encoded by the exons TGACATTCCAAGAGGATGGGCCCAATGTGAAGACCAACCCACTTGCCAATCACGGAGGACCGGCCGTCAACGTAGTAGAGGAGTGTGGGTCGCGACAGCCCAAGCATTTGGGAGACGTGATAACCTTAAGAAGGTTTATCTTTGAAGACCTGCAAGAGGCAGGTGTGGTTCCCCCCAGCGGGAACAAAGAAGACCCCTGCTTGATGCACCCGGGTCTGCCACACGACATGGAGACATGCATGACACTAGAGGAGTTGTTGCAGCGTATGATCGATCTTGGTCAGCTTGAAGTCAATAGTTGGAGCGAGAATGAACAGCATGTCTGCATGCAATCCGCGGATATGGAAACTCCTAAGAAATCGAAACCCCTAGTGATATATTTCACCCGGGTCTCTGCACCCCAGCGGCACCAAGACACGCCCACGACATCAAGCCGAGGGCCGGCCTCCTTTCCCTACAAAAGCAGCAAGGCGGTACCGTGGAAGTATGCCCCCCTAAACCTGTGCGAGAAGAAAGAAGACACCGCCAACATCAACTCACTCTTGAcgaaggtaaccaacatcaccgagCTAAGTGGCGTGACCCGTAGCAGTCGCATCCTTGCGACACCTGACTTACCAGCACAACCCGTTAATGCTAAGGGAAAGGCTAAGGAAAATGAAGGACCAGCCAGTAACGCGACTCCCGCTCCGAAGGAGGATGTGCCGACAGGGAGGTTCGCTGAGAAGAAAGTGGAGTCTAGCAGAAAGGAGGTGTCGGTAAAAGGGGCCAGTGAATTCCTTCGAATAATCCAACAAAGCAAATACAAGATCATAGAGCAGCTTAACAAAAGCCCAGCTAGGGTCTCCCTCCTAGAGCTACTCATAAGCTCGGAGCCTCATCAGGCATTATTGATCAAAGTGCTAAACgaggcccacgtggcccaagacatGTCCGTGGAGGGTTTTGAGGGGATAGTCAACAACATTACTGCCAATAACTATCTTACCTTCACAGAAGAGGAAATCCCTGCTGAAGGACGAGGGCACAACAGGACCCTACACATCTCCGTCAAGTGCATGGACCATGTTATGGCCAAGGTCCTCATCGACAATGGCTCGAGCTTGAATATGATGCCAAAAAGCACGTTGGAAAAGTTGCCTTTCAATGCATCCCACTTAAGGCCAAGCACCATGATAGTCCAGGCATTCAACGGGAGCCGTCGGGAGGTGAGGGGGGAGATCGACCTCTCGATCCAAGTAGGACCCCACACTTGTAAGGTTACCTTTCAAGTGATAAATATAAATCCTGCTTACAGTTGCTTATTGGGCCGACCTTGGATCCACTCACTTGGAGTAATACCCttgacgcttcaccagaaattgaaatttatggtGGAGGGCCTTTTGGTCATCGTCTCGGGAGAGGAGGACCTTCTAATAAGCTTCCTGTCCTCCATGCCCTATGTCGAAGCCACCGAAGAAGCTCTGGAAATGGCCTTCCAATCTTTCGAGATAGTAAGTAATACCTCGGTGGAGTCCCTCCCAATGTGTCCTCGCATGTCTAGTGCAGCGGTCATGGTAGCCCATGTCATGTTAGGGCATG GCCAACATAAGGAAGAGCGGCTGGGAAAAGAGAAACCGGGGCACTGGCTCACAGCTAAGGGCACATGTGAAGGAGCCCCTCCCTGTCTCCTCAACGAGAGCTTCGTCAGCGTAGGCTTGAGGTGTGAAGAGGAAGTGGCCATGGTGCACGATGAATCCCCTCAAAGGTGTCCCGACCTGGTGCAACCATGTCCCCCGGGTTTGCAGCTGGGAAACTGGCAAGTCATGGAACGGCCCGAGGTTTCCTCggcaagcataat ATACGACGACGAGTTCTATGAAGGTACTGATACCAAGGACTCGGCCGTCGATTTTGGGTGA